In Labilibaculum sp. DW002, one DNA window encodes the following:
- a CDS encoding tetratricopeptide repeat protein: MEILRIIKYVLFSLIMLILEFSSLSGQNFETVRTAFDESYKYEKEGDFSHALEQLKEVYDEDSYEINLRLGWLNYQAGVFTEAIAHYQRAINLKPYAEEAKFGLVLPKAAMGKWTEVVNLYKEILEISPNQTVANYRLGLIYYGQESYEMAHFHFKKVVDLYPFKYDALIMLAWTNYHMGKSREALVLFEKSLWYFPHDLSAMEGLKLLKTNGK; encoded by the coding sequence ATGGAAATTCTAAGGATTATTAAATACGTATTGTTCAGTCTAATCATGCTAATTCTTGAATTTAGTAGTTTATCAGGTCAGAATTTTGAGACTGTTAGAACTGCGTTCGATGAGAGCTATAAGTATGAAAAAGAAGGTGATTTTTCTCATGCACTTGAGCAATTGAAAGAAGTTTATGATGAAGATTCGTATGAAATAAACTTGCGTCTGGGATGGCTTAATTATCAAGCAGGAGTATTTACCGAAGCTATTGCACACTATCAACGTGCGATAAATTTAAAACCTTATGCAGAGGAGGCAAAATTCGGATTGGTTCTGCCTAAAGCTGCTATGGGGAAATGGACTGAGGTGGTAAATCTTTATAAGGAAATTCTAGAGATCTCTCCCAATCAAACTGTAGCAAATTATCGTTTAGGACTAATTTATTATGGGCAGGAGTCTTATGAAATGGCACATTTTCATTTTAAAAAAGTGGTTGATTTATATCCGTTTAAATATGATGCACTGATTATGCTGGCTTGGACTAACTATCATATGGGAAAAAGTCGCGAAGCCTTAGTCCTTTTTGAGAAGAGTCTTTGGTATTTTCCTCATGATTTATCTGCTATGGAAGGCCTAAAGTTGTTGAAAACCAATGGTAAATAA
- the purT gene encoding formate-dependent phosphoribosylglycinamide formyltransferase — MVKKILLLGSGELGKEFVIAAQRLGQNVVAVDSYAGAPAMQVADAFEVIDMLNGDALDLVVAKHQPDLIVPEIEAIRTERFYDYEKQGIQVVPSAKAANFTMDRRAIRDLAAKDLGIRTAKYLYASSLEEMYPIVEEVGMPCVVKPLMSSSGKGQSVIKCHDDIAKAWEIAGSKGRGDSGDVIVEAFVKFTSEITLLTVTQKDGSTLFCPPIGHVQERGDYQQSWQPAVVSDADVKVAQDMAAKVTSSLTGSGLWGVEFFICEDGVVFSELSPRPHDTGMVTLAGTQNFSEFELHCRAVLGLPISEITLERVGASAVILADKEGNNPYFEGVEKAAIYPKSDLRFFGKPTSREHRRMGVTLAYNTVGTNVFTCVDQAKEMAALVTVKNK; from the coding sequence ATGGTAAAAAAGATTTTACTATTGGGCTCGGGGGAGCTAGGAAAAGAGTTTGTTATTGCTGCTCAGCGTTTAGGTCAAAATGTAGTAGCCGTAGATAGTTACGCGGGAGCTCCAGCAATGCAAGTAGCAGATGCCTTTGAGGTAATTGACATGCTAAATGGTGACGCTTTAGATTTAGTTGTTGCCAAGCATCAGCCAGATTTAATTGTGCCAGAAATCGAAGCCATTCGTACCGAACGATTTTACGATTATGAGAAGCAAGGAATTCAGGTTGTTCCAAGTGCTAAGGCAGCAAATTTTACAATGGATAGAAGAGCCATTCGCGATTTAGCAGCTAAAGATTTAGGAATACGTACGGCAAAATATTTGTATGCAAGCTCTTTAGAAGAGATGTACCCAATTGTTGAAGAGGTTGGAATGCCATGTGTAGTTAAACCATTAATGTCTTCATCCGGAAAAGGTCAATCGGTAATTAAATGCCATGATGATATTGCAAAAGCATGGGAAATTGCAGGATCGAAAGGTCGTGGCGATTCTGGTGATGTTATTGTAGAAGCTTTTGTGAAGTTTACTTCAGAAATTACCTTACTAACCGTTACTCAAAAGGATGGTTCAACACTGTTTTGTCCACCAATTGGTCATGTTCAGGAACGTGGTGATTACCAACAAAGTTGGCAGCCAGCAGTGGTTTCTGATGCTGATGTAAAAGTTGCACAAGATATGGCAGCCAAGGTCACTTCCTCTTTAACGGGATCAGGACTTTGGGGAGTAGAGTTCTTTATTTGCGAAGATGGTGTTGTCTTCTCTGAATTATCTCCACGTCCTCACGATACAGGAATGGTTACTTTAGCAGGAACGCAGAATTTTAGTGAATTCGAATTGCATTGTCGTGCCGTATTGGGTTTGCCAATTTCTGAAATTACCTTGGAAAGAGTAGGAGCAAGTGCTGTTATTTTAGCCGATAAAGAAGGTAATAACCCCTATTTTGAGGGAGTGGAGAAAGCTGCAATTTATCCAAAATCAGATTTGCGTTTCTTTGGAAAACCAACAAGTCGCGAGCACCGAAGAATGGGTGTAACATTAGCCTACAATACGGTTGGTACAAATGTTTTCACTTGCGTTGATCAAGCCAAAGAAATGGCTGCGCTTGTTACGGTTAAGAATAAGTAG